In a single window of the Gemmatimonadota bacterium genome:
- the raiA gene encoding ribosome-associated translation inhibitor RaiA, which produces MQKSMTARHCELADAYKEHADREIDRLNRYSDNILSADLIVSQEKYRYMVELNVHVGGHVLTSKEENAEAYTALDQAVNKMETQLKKHNGKLHDHRTRRH; this is translated from the coding sequence GTGCAGAAATCCATGACGGCCCGACACTGCGAACTGGCAGACGCCTACAAGGAGCATGCGGACAGAGAGATCGACCGTTTGAACAGATACAGCGACAACATCCTGAGTGCGGACCTTATCGTCTCGCAGGAAAAATACCGGTACATGGTTGAACTGAACGTGCACGTCGGAGGGCACGTCCTGACCAGCAAAGAGGAGAACGCCGAAGCCTACACGGCCCTTGACCAGGCGGTCAACAAGATGGAAACCCAATTGAAAAAGCACAACGGCAAGCTGCACGATCACAGAACCCGGCGTCACTAG
- the kdsA gene encoding 3-deoxy-8-phosphooctulonate synthase, with protein MKEVVVGDVAIGGGRPLALIAGPCVIESEAVVMETAERLITVTGRLGIPLVFKSSYAKANRSSAAYFAGPGLHEGLRVLRKVRELGVPVLSDVHALPEVEEAAEVLDVLQLPAHLCMQTELTLALARTGKPVNVKKGQFLAPEDVASVVSKIESTGNRSILLTERGVSFGYHDLVADMRSLAIMRRTGYPVVFDATHVVRLYGRPSSDASGGTPEFIEPLSRAAVAAGCEAVFIETHPRVSEALCDAASMLPLDRLEPLLQSLKAIDEVVRPHTVD; from the coding sequence GTGAAAGAAGTCGTCGTGGGAGACGTGGCCATTGGCGGCGGAAGGCCGCTGGCGCTGATCGCCGGGCCTTGCGTGATCGAGAGCGAGGCCGTGGTCATGGAGACCGCGGAACGCCTGATTACGGTCACCGGGCGCCTGGGCATCCCGCTCGTGTTCAAATCATCCTATGCGAAGGCGAACCGCTCTTCGGCAGCCTACTTCGCAGGGCCCGGGCTGCACGAGGGGTTGCGCGTACTCCGGAAAGTTCGAGAGCTCGGCGTGCCCGTGCTTTCTGACGTTCACGCGTTGCCTGAGGTAGAAGAGGCCGCGGAGGTCCTGGACGTTCTGCAGCTTCCCGCACACCTGTGCATGCAGACGGAACTCACCCTCGCCCTGGCCCGGACCGGAAAGCCCGTCAACGTAAAGAAGGGACAGTTCCTGGCGCCGGAAGACGTGGCGTCGGTCGTGTCCAAGATCGAAAGCACGGGCAACCGGAGCATCCTCCTGACCGAACGGGGCGTCTCATTCGGATATCACGACCTGGTCGCCGACATGCGGTCGCTGGCCATCATGCGCCGGACGGGATACCCCGTGGTATTCGACGCCACCCACGTGGTGAGGCTATACGGCCGTCCGAGCAGCGACGCGAGCGGCGGCACCCCTGAGTTCATCGAACCTCTATCCCGTGCCGCGGTGGCCGCGGGATGCGAAGCGGTATTCATCGAGACCCATCCCCGGGTTTCCGAAGCGCTGTGCGACGCCGCGAGCATGTTGCCGCTCGACCGCCTGGAACCACTGCTGCAAAGCCTCAAGGCGATCGACGAAGTCGTGCGGCCCCACACCGTGGATTGA
- the rpoN gene encoding RNA polymerase factor sigma-54: protein MEFQLQPQTRQQFSPQLMYSLKLLQYTTLELEQEIKEKIEENPLLELEEEAGEAAEDPTGEPLAEEPASERDRIDWDAYIQDGMHNQMDAREETEKREDQHILEREGKSDTTLTEYLIEQLRLLDLSARDREIGEYLIGNLNDSGLLDVPLLDLALESSVSFDEAERVLKVVQTLEPTGVGARDLRESLMLQLEALNLSDSLAYRLVSEHWRDVKLRRIASIRKKIRASEQEIGDALNVIAGLNPHPGLAVSDSSVIAIHPDLIVEKVDGEYLVYLNDRNLPRVRVSHAYHAILNRNAQSSDEDRRYVRRKLTEANHFVNSIEQRRSTLLKVTNCIVRAQREFLDAGLTSLKPMILQEVADEVGLHVTTVSRATQGKYVQTPRGIFALRFFFDGRLKKKTDEETGEAAAGQLATKTVKDRIARIIEEEDARAPLSDQAIEEILRTKEGVQIKRRTVAKYRENLGIPIARMRRRI, encoded by the coding sequence ATGGAATTTCAACTTCAGCCCCAGACCAGACAGCAGTTTTCTCCCCAGTTGATGTACTCGCTCAAGCTGTTGCAGTACACCACGTTGGAACTCGAGCAGGAAATCAAGGAGAAGATCGAGGAGAATCCGCTGCTGGAACTCGAGGAAGAGGCGGGAGAGGCGGCGGAGGACCCCACGGGCGAACCCCTGGCGGAGGAACCCGCGTCCGAACGGGACCGAATCGATTGGGATGCCTACATTCAGGACGGCATGCACAACCAGATGGATGCCCGTGAAGAGACGGAAAAAAGGGAAGATCAGCACATACTGGAACGGGAAGGAAAGTCGGATACGACGCTCACCGAGTACCTGATCGAGCAATTGCGTCTTCTCGACCTCTCCGCCCGGGACCGCGAAATCGGGGAATACCTGATCGGAAACCTGAATGACAGCGGTCTCCTCGACGTCCCACTGCTGGACCTGGCGCTGGAGTCGAGCGTGTCGTTCGACGAGGCGGAACGGGTGCTGAAGGTCGTGCAGACCCTCGAGCCTACCGGCGTCGGCGCGCGGGACCTGCGAGAGAGTCTCATGCTTCAACTGGAAGCGTTGAACTTGAGCGATTCCCTAGCATACCGGTTGGTATCGGAACACTGGCGCGACGTCAAGTTGCGGCGCATCGCTTCGATTCGAAAGAAGATCAGGGCGTCCGAGCAGGAAATCGGCGACGCCCTGAACGTGATCGCCGGACTCAATCCCCATCCAGGGCTGGCCGTCAGCGATTCATCCGTTATCGCCATACATCCCGACCTAATCGTCGAGAAAGTAGACGGCGAGTACCTCGTCTACCTCAACGATCGCAATCTGCCCAGGGTGCGTGTCAGCCATGCCTACCATGCCATCCTCAACCGTAACGCGCAATCCTCCGACGAAGACAGGCGTTACGTGAGGCGCAAGCTGACCGAGGCGAACCACTTTGTCAACTCCATCGAACAGCGGCGGTCAACCCTGTTGAAGGTGACGAATTGCATCGTCAGGGCCCAGCGCGAGTTCCTGGATGCGGGCCTTACCAGTCTCAAGCCGATGATTCTGCAGGAAGTGGCCGACGAGGTGGGTCTGCATGTGACGACCGTCAGCCGGGCCACCCAGGGCAAGTACGTACAGACGCCCCGGGGCATTTTCGCGCTGAGGTTCTTCTTCGACGGTCGATTGAAGAAAAAGACGGACGAGGAGACCGGGGAAGCCGCGGCGGGCCAATTGGCGACCAAGACGGTCAAAGACCGCATCGCGCGGATCATCGAGGAAGAAGACGCGCGCGCGCCGTTGAGCGACCAGGCGATAGAGGAGATTCTCCGCACGAAGGAAGGCGTGCAGATCAAGCGGCGGACGGTGGCGAAGTACCGCGAGAACCTGGGAATACCCATTGCGCGGATGCGCAGAAGGATCTGA
- the lptB gene encoding LPS export ABC transporter ATP-binding protein, whose product MRAENLVKSYQSHRVVDDVSLRVDQGEVVGLLGPNGAGKTTSFYMIVGMIKPGSGRVLIDDRETGKSRNITRWPMYRRARVGIGYLAQEPSIFRRMTVEQNLMSILQTLPMTRKARRRKMEDLLEDFGIAHLAKHKAYTLSGGERRRTEISRALVTEPKFILLDEPFAGIDPIAVEDIQRLIGRLKERKLGILVTDHMVRETLQITDRSYIMADGRIYISGTAKDLAEDPEARRIYLGERFRLE is encoded by the coding sequence CTGCGAGCTGAGAACCTGGTAAAGTCCTACCAGAGTCACCGCGTCGTCGACGATGTGAGCCTGCGCGTAGACCAGGGCGAGGTGGTCGGACTGCTCGGCCCGAACGGGGCGGGGAAGACCACCTCGTTCTATATGATCGTCGGCATGATCAAGCCAGGGTCGGGACGGGTGCTCATCGATGACCGCGAGACCGGGAAAAGCCGGAACATTACGCGGTGGCCGATGTACCGCAGGGCCCGTGTGGGGATCGGCTACCTGGCCCAGGAACCGTCGATCTTCCGCAGGATGACGGTGGAACAGAACCTGATGTCCATACTCCAGACCTTGCCCATGACCCGCAAGGCAAGGCGCCGGAAGATGGAGGATCTGCTGGAGGATTTCGGCATCGCGCATCTGGCCAAGCACAAAGCCTATACCCTGTCGGGCGGCGAGCGGCGAAGAACCGAGATCAGCCGCGCCCTGGTGACCGAACCGAAGTTCATTCTGCTCGATGAGCCCTTCGCCGGCATCGATCCCATTGCCGTCGAGGATATTCAGAGGCTCATCGGACGCCTCAAGGAACGAAAACTGGGCATCCTGGTCACGGATCACATGGTACGGGAAACGTTGCAGATCACGGACCGATCCTATATCATGGCCGACGGCCGGATTTACATATCGGGTACGGCCAAGGACCTGGCCGAGGACCCCGAAGCGCGCCGTATCTACCTCGGCGAGCGGTTCCGCCTGGAGTAA
- the kdsB gene encoding 3-deoxy-manno-octulosonate cytidylyltransferase, with product MGSDIPRITGLIPARYASTRFPGKALAPLRGKPMIQHTYERSSRARCLTDLYVVTDDRRIADAVRGFGGEPIMTAPDHPSGTDRLAAAVREMDTDVVVNIQGDEPLITPEAIETVVQPLIDDPDLPMTTLAHRITRTEDLLNPHMGKVVFDGRGLALYFSRSPLPWPGARPDREYLHEHRFYNTVGLYGYRRSFLLTFAGLEPTPLERIERLEQLRALENGYRITVRQTDYAPLGVDVPEDLVKAERRLAAEEDAS from the coding sequence ATGGGATCCGATATCCCGAGAATCACGGGTCTCATACCGGCCCGCTACGCTTCGACGCGTTTCCCCGGCAAGGCGCTGGCGCCCTTGCGGGGCAAACCGATGATACAGCATACCTACGAGCGGTCCAGCCGGGCGCGGTGCCTCACCGATCTGTACGTCGTGACCGACGACCGGCGCATAGCGGACGCCGTCCGCGGGTTCGGCGGCGAGCCGATCATGACCGCGCCGGATCACCCGAGCGGTACGGACCGGCTGGCCGCGGCCGTACGGGAGATGGATACGGACGTGGTCGTCAACATCCAGGGAGACGAGCCGCTGATCACGCCCGAAGCCATCGAAACGGTGGTGCAGCCCCTGATCGACGATCCGGACCTGCCCATGACGACCCTCGCGCACCGGATCACCAGGACGGAGGACCTGCTCAATCCCCACATGGGCAAGGTGGTCTTCGACGGACGGGGTCTGGCGCTGTACTTTTCCCGCTCGCCGTTGCCCTGGCCGGGGGCACGGCCGGACCGGGAGTACCTGCACGAACACCGGTTCTACAACACCGTGGGTCTCTATGGTTACCGGCGGTCGTTCCTGCTCACGTTCGCCGGGCTTGAACCGACGCCCCTGGAGCGGATCGAACGGCTGGAACAGTTGCGGGCCCTGGAAAACGGATACCGCATCACCGTACGACAAACCGACTACGCCCCACTTGGTGTCGATGTGCCCGAAGACCTGGTAAAGGCGGAACGCAGGCTGGCCGCGGAGGAAGATGCGTCGTGA
- the gatC gene encoding Asp-tRNA(Asn)/Glu-tRNA(Gln) amidotransferase subunit GatC, with amino-acid sequence MTVTVKDVDHVAALAHLKFSDEEREQLVDQLNAILAYMEKLNTLDTTAAGPTSHVLQLKNVLRDDEAGTSLSQEEALRNAPASDRGHFTVPKVI; translated from the coding sequence ATGACGGTAACCGTCAAAGACGTCGATCATGTCGCGGCATTGGCCCACCTGAAGTTCTCGGATGAAGAACGGGAACAGCTGGTGGATCAGTTGAATGCCATACTCGCGTACATGGAGAAGCTCAATACGCTCGACACGACGGCCGCAGGTCCGACTTCCCACGTGCTGCAGCTGAAGAACGTCCTCCGCGACGACGAAGCCGGAACGTCGCTGAGCCAGGAAGAAGCGTTGCGGAACGCACCGGCGTCCGATCGCGGCCATTTCACGGTACCCAAGGTAATCTGA
- the lptC gene encoding LPS export ABC transporter periplasmic protein LptC: MPTTHDLHVSPRLILHAFKRHARYRPWRLVVVIVLCAAVLFPAACQPVDPPVPEEGAQDALPDQEAWNTTIYLSRDGRQEATIRAGHRLYFSETNVTVIDEGIHVEFFEEDGSLASTLEAEWGEIDGQTHNLRVRGGVTVHSTERGTLETDSLTWLNAANLIVTDAAVRLTGDTDVIAGDGFEADPGMRGYIIRRNIKGRFLPDEQPQ, encoded by the coding sequence ATGCCGACTACCCACGATCTTCATGTTTCGCCCCGCCTGATTCTCCATGCATTCAAAAGGCACGCCCGTTACCGGCCGTGGCGCCTGGTCGTGGTAATCGTCCTGTGCGCGGCTGTCCTTTTCCCGGCCGCATGCCAACCCGTGGATCCGCCGGTTCCGGAAGAAGGCGCGCAGGATGCGCTGCCGGACCAGGAAGCGTGGAACACGACTATATACCTGAGTCGGGATGGCAGGCAGGAAGCCACGATCCGGGCCGGGCACCGCCTTTATTTTTCGGAAACCAACGTCACAGTCATCGATGAGGGTATCCACGTCGAGTTCTTTGAAGAAGACGGCAGCCTGGCCTCTACGCTCGAAGCGGAGTGGGGCGAAATCGACGGGCAGACCCACAACCTGCGCGTCCGGGGCGGCGTAACCGTCCACAGTACGGAACGGGGCACCCTGGAAACCGATTCCCTGACCTGGTTGAACGCGGCGAATCTCATCGTAACGGATGCCGCCGTACGATTGACCGGGGACACGGATGTCATTGCGGGCGATGGGTTTGAGGCCGATCCGGGCATGCGCGGATATATCATCCGGCGCAACATCAAAGGCCGTTTTCTGCCGGATGAACAACCGCAATGA
- a CDS encoding lysophospholipid acyltransferase family protein: protein MASLIKRMRNAVIYQAVCAIIGLMNALPRRQALSVGGWIGGLAYLAARGPRRLALSNLTLAYGEAQSRGQIRRLGRTVFRELGRNVVDVARLPRVTAENVDGLVRADGLSLLESAYGEGKGVVAVSAHLGNFELMGAFLALKGFAVTVVAAPLYDARLDALLRENRVRSGLEVVPRDRATTAILRALRKGHVVGLLVDQDTRGAGIAVPFFGHPARTPTGPAVLADRTGAPIVPMAIRRLPDDTHLVMVRPPIRPTGRTPEDVETTTRAYTGELERFIRKAPSQWVWMHDRWKASKEA from the coding sequence TTGGCCTCTCTGATCAAGCGCATGCGAAATGCCGTGATCTATCAGGCGGTGTGCGCGATTATCGGCCTGATGAACGCGTTGCCGAGACGGCAGGCGTTGTCCGTCGGGGGGTGGATCGGCGGACTGGCGTACCTGGCCGCCCGCGGTCCCAGGCGCCTTGCCCTTTCCAATCTGACGCTGGCCTACGGCGAAGCGCAGTCGCGCGGGCAGATCAGGCGGCTGGGCCGGACTGTCTTCCGGGAGCTGGGACGGAATGTCGTGGATGTCGCCCGGCTGCCCCGGGTCACGGCGGAGAACGTGGATGGACTGGTCAGGGCCGATGGCCTGTCCCTCCTGGAATCGGCCTATGGCGAGGGGAAGGGCGTGGTAGCGGTCAGCGCCCACCTGGGCAACTTCGAACTGATGGGCGCGTTCCTGGCGCTCAAGGGATTCGCGGTAACCGTGGTAGCGGCCCCGCTTTACGATGCCAGGCTGGACGCGCTCCTGCGGGAGAACCGGGTGCGGAGCGGATTGGAAGTGGTGCCCCGCGACCGGGCAACTACCGCCATACTTCGCGCGCTGAGAAAAGGGCATGTGGTGGGGCTCCTGGTGGACCAGGATACCCGGGGTGCCGGCATCGCGGTCCCCTTCTTCGGCCACCCGGCGCGTACTCCGACCGGACCCGCGGTGCTGGCGGACCGAACGGGCGCGCCCATCGTGCCCATGGCCATTCGCCGTTTGCCGGACGACACGCATCTCGTGATGGTCCGGCCGCCGATCCGGCCCACCGGACGGACGCCGGAAGACGTGGAAACAACGACGAGGGCGTATACCGGGGAACTGGAACGGTTCATCAGGAAAGCGCCGTCGCAGTGGGTATGGATGCACGACCGCTGGAAGGCGTCCAAGGAGGCTTGA